A window from Aliamphritea hakodatensis encodes these proteins:
- a CDS encoding AraC family transcriptional regulator: protein MPKKPFTHTPIKLEALPNSIYYQLRSLPEHTIYPAHEHPWGEFVFSFSGVLEMQAEGKEFRIPPSFGLWHPPGSEHHGGNRHASIHCSLYIDQALATERGMPDKTCALLVNPMLKAILNHLRLNPPQIPYTKEENKLLDVVLDQLVVTPIAGSYLPDSKDPLLAKVLAYLKENPGSNRPLSELAELFGASERTLARKAQKDLGIAISEWRQRMKVMHSLPMLQEGHSVESIALELGYSSASAFIAMFRRLLDTTPDEYRKSQS, encoded by the coding sequence ATGCCAAAAAAGCCTTTTACCCATACCCCGATCAAGCTGGAAGCGCTACCGAACTCAATTTACTATCAGTTACGTTCATTGCCTGAACATACGATCTACCCTGCACATGAGCATCCCTGGGGAGAGTTTGTTTTTTCATTTAGCGGCGTCTTAGAGATGCAAGCAGAAGGCAAAGAATTTCGTATACCGCCGAGTTTTGGTTTATGGCACCCTCCTGGTTCTGAACATCATGGTGGAAATCGTCACGCCTCCATTCATTGTTCTCTTTACATCGATCAAGCACTCGCTACCGAACGTGGTATGCCCGATAAAACCTGTGCTTTATTGGTTAACCCAATGCTTAAAGCAATATTGAACCACCTTCGGCTAAATCCACCGCAGATTCCCTATACAAAGGAAGAAAATAAACTATTAGACGTCGTACTGGATCAACTGGTTGTTACCCCGATTGCGGGTAGCTACCTCCCTGACTCCAAGGACCCTTTGCTCGCAAAAGTGTTAGCCTATCTAAAGGAAAACCCCGGCAGTAACCGTCCTCTGTCAGAGTTAGCTGAACTGTTCGGAGCCTCAGAGCGAACCTTAGCCCGCAAAGCACAAAAAGATTTAGGTATAGCTATAAGTGAATGGCGCCAACGCATGAAAGTAATGCATTCCCTTCCCATGCTACAAGAAGGCCATAGCGTAGAAAGTATTGCTCTGGAGCTGGGGTATAGCTCTGCGTCTGCTTTTATCGCTATGTTCCGACGCTTACTTGATACAACACCAGATGAATATCGGAAAAGCCAAAGTTAA
- a CDS encoding type I restriction-modification system subunit M, protein MVEQHKKNLEKQLWNIANALRGNMAADDFRDYILGFIFYKYLSEKIHLYADDILQADGFRFEELDEESKQGQELLEAVKEEAIDHLGYFLKPSELFHVIAERGENGEFIIESLTEVLRHIEQSTMGSESEDDFNGLFDDLDLTSNKLGKTEKAKNELITKVLTHLDAIDFALEDTEIDVLGDAYEYLIGQFASGAGKKAGEFYTPQMVSKLLAQIVTHGRDDIRSVYDPTCGSGSLLLRVARELSGRKNGAELSKNLQYFGQESNPSTYNLARMNMILHDVHYSRFDIQQDDTLEDPHHTDKRFDAVVANPPFSAKWSAAAGHLTDERFQDYGKLAPASKADFAFVQHMYHQLDENGTLAVVLPHGVLFRGAAEGHIRKFFIEQHNALDAVIGLPANVFFGTGIPTCILVLKKNRKNTENIFFIDASANFGKATNQNYLRDEDLDQIIDAYTQRQNIDKFAFVAPIKSQQDENGELLEDTALSGIESSIEDNDYNLNIPRYVDTFEGEEPVDLAVVAQAISEIETELDGVDKQLADFCKQLGIQTP, encoded by the coding sequence ATGGTAGAACAGCATAAGAAGAATTTAGAGAAACAGCTCTGGAATATCGCCAATGCCCTGCGTGGCAATATGGCAGCGGATGATTTTCGCGACTATATCCTCGGCTTTATTTTCTACAAATACCTCTCTGAAAAGATTCATCTGTATGCTGACGACATCCTACAAGCAGATGGCTTTAGGTTTGAAGAGCTGGATGAAGAGAGTAAGCAGGGGCAGGAGCTACTGGAGGCTGTTAAAGAAGAGGCTATTGATCATTTGGGCTACTTCCTTAAGCCCAGTGAGCTGTTCCATGTAATTGCTGAAAGAGGCGAAAACGGTGAATTTATCATCGAATCGCTGACAGAAGTGCTGCGCCATATCGAGCAGTCGACTATGGGATCAGAATCAGAAGATGACTTTAACGGTCTGTTTGATGATCTGGATTTGACGTCTAACAAGCTGGGTAAGACTGAGAAGGCAAAGAATGAATTAATTACCAAGGTACTCACGCATCTTGATGCCATTGACTTTGCTCTGGAAGATACCGAAATTGATGTTCTTGGTGATGCTTACGAATATCTTATTGGTCAGTTTGCCAGCGGTGCTGGTAAAAAAGCCGGCGAGTTTTATACTCCGCAAATGGTGTCTAAGTTACTGGCACAAATCGTCACTCATGGGCGTGATGATATTCGCAGTGTGTACGATCCTACCTGTGGTTCAGGTTCTCTGTTATTGCGGGTCGCGCGAGAGCTATCCGGTCGTAAAAATGGCGCAGAACTAAGCAAAAATTTGCAGTACTTTGGTCAGGAGTCTAACCCCAGTACCTACAATCTGGCGCGCATGAACATGATATTGCACGACGTGCATTACAGCCGCTTTGATATTCAGCAGGACGACACCCTGGAAGACCCACACCATACCGATAAACGCTTTGATGCAGTAGTGGCTAATCCGCCGTTTTCTGCAAAGTGGTCAGCCGCTGCTGGTCATTTAACCGATGAACGTTTTCAGGATTACGGCAAACTGGCGCCAGCCAGTAAAGCCGATTTTGCTTTTGTGCAGCACATGTACCATCAGTTGGATGAAAACGGCACGCTGGCTGTAGTCTTGCCTCATGGGGTGTTGTTCCGTGGTGCAGCGGAAGGGCACATACGCAAATTCTTCATTGAGCAACATAATGCTTTAGATGCGGTGATTGGTTTACCGGCCAATGTGTTTTTTGGCACAGGTATTCCTACCTGTATTTTGGTGCTTAAAAAAAATCGAAAGAACACTGAAAATATATTCTTCATTGATGCCAGCGCTAATTTCGGTAAGGCTACTAACCAAAACTATCTGCGCGATGAAGATCTCGACCAGATTATAGATGCTTACACCCAGCGCCAAAATATCGATAAGTTTGCCTTTGTTGCACCTATCAAATCCCAGCAGGATGAAAACGGTGAGCTGCTTGAAGATACAGCCTTGAGCGGTATAGAGAGTAGTATTGAAGATAACGATTACAACCTGAATATTCCTCGTTATGTAGATACTTTTGAAGGAGAGGAGCCGGTTGATTTGGCAGTGGTAGCTCAAGCTATTTCAGAGATTGAAACCGAGCTTGACGGTGTGGATAAACAGCTGGCGGATTTTTGTAAGCAGCTTGGCATTCAGACACCTTAG
- a CDS encoding restriction endonuclease subunit S gives MTNAQRREPQLRFPEFSEEWKSIIIAKLIESKAIIGHLDGNHGELYPRSEEFSEEGVPYIAANNLVNGEVDFEKCKRLPLSRAAKFKKGIARDGDVLFAHNATVGPVSLLKTNHDFVVLSTTVTYFRFDEEKLSNHFFKFLLETDAFIHQCHRVKFQSTRLQVPITAQRKFRLDLPRLNESQKISSFLSSVDKKISQLKQKHEQLVKYKKGIMQQLFSQKLRFKDEHGRDFPDWKKDCLGNHLEEYREKSKIEDQHEVLTSARSGIVRQQDYFRESRLIERSNIGFNVVPKGYITYRSRSDDRRFYFNLNDTGEIGVISTYYPVFKMRNGVNQFFIELSRIYERTFGKYSVGTSQTVLSFNEMKNIKVKIPCDKEQQKIACFSEELDRKINLSQQQIEQTQAYKQGLLQQMFV, from the coding sequence ATGACAAATGCACAGAGAAGAGAGCCTCAGTTAAGGTTTCCAGAATTCAGCGAGGAATGGAAGAGTATAATTATTGCCAAACTCATTGAGAGCAAGGCAATAATAGGTCACCTAGATGGAAATCATGGAGAGTTATACCCTCGTTCAGAAGAGTTTTCAGAAGAAGGTGTTCCATACATCGCTGCAAATAATCTTGTAAATGGCGAGGTTGACTTTGAAAAATGTAAAAGACTTCCTTTATCTAGAGCGGCTAAATTTAAAAAGGGGATAGCAAGAGACGGTGATGTGTTATTTGCTCATAATGCTACTGTTGGGCCCGTTTCATTATTAAAAACAAATCATGACTTTGTAGTTTTAAGTACAACAGTTACTTATTTTAGATTTGATGAAGAGAAGCTTAGCAATCACTTTTTTAAATTTCTTCTTGAAACTGACGCGTTCATCCATCAATGCCATAGGGTTAAATTTCAATCTACGCGTTTGCAAGTTCCGATAACTGCTCAGAGAAAGTTTAGATTAGATCTTCCTCGCTTAAATGAATCTCAGAAAATCTCTAGCTTCCTTTCTAGCGTAGATAAAAAAATCAGCCAGCTAAAACAAAAGCATGAGCAGCTAGTTAAATATAAAAAAGGCATCATGCAACAGCTTTTTAGTCAGAAACTGCGTTTTAAAGATGAACATGGGCGGGACTTTCCTGATTGGAAAAAAGATTGTCTTGGGAATCATTTAGAAGAGTATAGGGAAAAGTCGAAAATTGAAGATCAGCATGAAGTATTGACTTCGGCTAGATCAGGGATTGTTCGTCAACAAGATTACTTTAGAGAAAGTCGATTGATTGAACGATCTAATATTGGATTTAACGTAGTACCTAAAGGTTATATTACTTATAGATCGCGAAGTGATGATCGACGATTTTATTTTAATCTTAATGATACTGGTGAGATTGGAGTTATCAGTACTTATTATCCAGTATTTAAAATGAGGAACGGTGTGAATCAGTTCTTTATTGAGTTAAGTCGAATTTATGAGAGAACTTTTGGAAAATACAGCGTAGGGACATCACAAACAGTGCTTTCATTTAACGAGATGAAGAATATAAAAGTAAAGATTCCTTGCGACAAAGAGCAGCAAAAGATTGCCTGTTTTTCTGAGGAGTTGGACAGAAAAATCAATCTATCTCAGCAGCAGATAGAACAAACCCAAGCCTACAAACAAGGTTTGCTGCAACAAATGTTTGTATAA
- a CDS encoding type I restriction endonuclease subunit R, producing MSTQSEAALEAELLKQLQQQSFELVSVTDEASLLANLKVQIEKLNDIQLSQNEFRQILNHLAKGSIFEKAKTLRDRFQFDKEDGSSGYVRFLHQDHDANQWQATQQVTVEGRYKNRYDVTILVNGLPLVQVELKRRGLEMKEAFNQIQRYQRHSYWASYGLFQYVQLFVISNGVNTKYYANNKNQSFKQTFFWTDEHGKRFTELDQFTEEFLTRQHLNKMFNQYIVLNETGRYLMAMRSYQIYATEAIVRQVTTTKDNGYIWHTTGSGKTLTSFKTAQILTASPDIDKVVFVVDRKDLDFQTSKEFNAFSKGCVDGTDKTKVLFNQFIDAPPPLDKDGNAINTQRNIKLIVTTIQKLNNVISHKRYTQKMAGVKDQRLVFIFDECHRSQFGDTHQRIVNFFNNHQMFGFTGTPIFAQNAHRKASRKYTTKDLFGECLHKYTIVDAIKDENVLKFGVEYVGRYKQKAGSKNALDIEVEGIDTKELLEDERRLEKITDYIIANHSRKTQSKSFTAMFCVSSVDVLIKYYELFQRKKEAGEHQLCIATIFSYAANEEDPDADGFLDNLDEAEALVGDGLTVQTHGVAEAAGVYAANSFTHSRDKLEQFIGDYNEMFGSSYTTKDSQSFYSYYNDISKKVKERKVDILLVVNMFLTGFDSPPLNTLYVDKNLKHHGLIQAYSRTNRILNEQKSQGNIISFRNLKTATDDALTLFSNKEAKETVIMPPYDDFVKLFNKAYGQLLAIAPDLDSVDDLADEEQELAFIQAFRELMRLRNILSSFADFDFDDVKIDEQEFEDYKSKYLDLYDKVKSNNVVEKESILNDVDFELELIHRDEINVLYITQLLAKLKGADKGKDYEYQYKAIMDLLGGTPELRSKQELIDQFIQSNLDNVQTPEQVSDAFEAYWEVEKLKALDGLCKEEKLIPDHIKSLVERMIHNNKDPLREEVVALMETPPTLLQRKALIPRVTEKLKGYIDTFYSGF from the coding sequence ATGTCTACACAGTCTGAAGCCGCCTTGGAAGCCGAGTTGCTGAAACAGTTGCAACAGCAGTCATTTGAGTTAGTCAGTGTTACCGATGAAGCCAGCTTGTTGGCTAATCTTAAAGTTCAGATCGAAAAGCTTAATGACATACAGCTAAGCCAGAATGAGTTTAGGCAGATACTAAATCATCTGGCCAAAGGTAGCATTTTTGAAAAAGCCAAAACTCTCAGGGATCGTTTTCAATTCGATAAAGAGGACGGCAGCTCAGGCTATGTGCGGTTTTTGCACCAAGATCATGATGCAAATCAGTGGCAGGCTACTCAGCAGGTAACGGTAGAAGGGCGTTATAAAAACCGTTACGACGTGACTATTCTGGTCAATGGTTTACCTCTGGTGCAAGTTGAGTTGAAGCGTCGTGGCCTGGAGATGAAAGAGGCTTTTAATCAGATTCAGCGCTATCAGCGCCACAGCTATTGGGCCAGTTATGGGCTATTTCAGTATGTGCAGCTGTTTGTGATTTCTAATGGTGTTAATACCAAGTATTACGCCAATAATAAGAACCAGAGTTTTAAGCAGACTTTCTTCTGGACTGATGAGCACGGTAAACGCTTTACAGAGTTGGATCAGTTCACTGAGGAATTCCTCACCCGCCAGCATCTAAATAAGATGTTCAATCAGTACATCGTGCTGAATGAGACGGGCCGTTATTTAATGGCGATGCGTTCATATCAGATTTACGCCACTGAGGCGATAGTCAGGCAGGTAACAACGACCAAAGATAACGGCTATATCTGGCACACGACGGGTTCCGGGAAAACTCTCACTAGCTTTAAAACTGCTCAGATTCTTACCGCATCTCCTGATATAGATAAGGTGGTGTTCGTGGTGGATCGCAAGGATCTGGATTTTCAGACCAGCAAGGAATTTAATGCCTTTTCTAAAGGTTGCGTGGATGGTACGGATAAGACCAAGGTATTGTTTAATCAGTTTATCGACGCACCGCCACCGCTGGATAAAGATGGCAATGCGATAAACACCCAACGCAATATCAAGCTGATTGTTACTACCATTCAAAAGCTCAACAATGTGATCAGCCATAAGCGCTACACTCAGAAGATGGCTGGGGTAAAAGATCAGCGCCTTGTATTTATCTTTGATGAATGCCACCGAAGCCAGTTTGGTGATACCCATCAGCGGATTGTTAATTTTTTCAATAATCATCAGATGTTTGGTTTTACCGGCACACCAATCTTTGCTCAGAATGCCCATAGAAAAGCTTCGCGAAAGTACACTACCAAAGATCTGTTTGGTGAATGCCTGCATAAATACACCATTGTTGATGCCATTAAAGATGAGAATGTACTTAAGTTTGGTGTGGAATATGTAGGGCGTTACAAGCAGAAAGCCGGTAGCAAAAACGCCCTTGATATCGAGGTTGAAGGTATAGACACCAAAGAGCTGCTTGAGGATGAGCGGCGGCTGGAGAAAATCACCGATTACATTATTGCTAATCATAGCCGTAAAACACAGAGTAAAAGCTTTACCGCTATGTTCTGCGTGAGCAGTGTAGATGTGCTCATTAAGTATTACGAGCTGTTTCAGCGTAAGAAGGAGGCAGGAGAGCATCAGTTGTGCATCGCGACTATTTTCTCCTATGCCGCTAACGAAGAAGATCCGGACGCTGATGGTTTTCTTGATAATCTGGATGAGGCTGAGGCGTTAGTGGGTGACGGTCTAACCGTTCAGACACATGGCGTGGCCGAAGCTGCAGGTGTCTATGCTGCAAATAGCTTTACCCATAGTCGCGATAAACTGGAACAGTTTATTGGCGACTACAATGAGATGTTTGGCAGCAGTTACACCACAAAAGACAGTCAGTCGTTTTATAGCTACTACAACGATATCTCCAAGAAGGTCAAAGAGCGCAAGGTGGACATTCTGCTGGTGGTGAATATGTTCCTCACCGGTTTTGATAGCCCGCCGCTCAATACTTTATATGTGGATAAGAATCTTAAACATCATGGTTTGATTCAGGCTTATTCACGGACGAACCGAATACTCAATGAGCAGAAGTCCCAGGGTAATATTATTTCTTTCCGTAACCTGAAGACGGCGACTGATGATGCTCTGACCTTGTTCTCGAATAAAGAGGCCAAGGAAACGGTGATTATGCCGCCCTATGATGACTTCGTGAAACTCTTTAATAAGGCCTATGGCCAGCTGCTAGCGATAGCGCCAGACCTGGATAGTGTTGATGATCTGGCCGATGAAGAGCAGGAGTTGGCTTTTATTCAGGCATTCCGTGAACTGATGCGCCTTCGCAATATACTCAGTAGCTTCGCAGATTTTGATTTTGATGATGTGAAGATCGACGAGCAAGAGTTTGAAGACTACAAGAGCAAGTATCTGGACCTGTACGACAAGGTTAAATCCAATAATGTTGTTGAGAAAGAATCGATACTCAATGATGTGGATTTCGAGCTTGAGCTGATTCATCGCGATGAAATAAACGTGCTTTATATCACTCAGTTGTTAGCTAAATTAAAGGGCGCAGATAAAGGTAAAGATTACGAATATCAGTATAAAGCTATTATGGATCTCCTTGGTGGCACACCGGAGCTGCGTAGTAAACAGGAACTGATTGACCAGTTTATCCAGTCTAATCTCGATAATGTGCAGACCCCGGAGCAAGTTAGTGATGCTTTCGAAGCTTACTGGGAAGTGGAGAAACTGAAGGCATTGGATGGTTTGTGCAAAGAAGAAAAACTCATCCCTGACCATATTAAGAGTCTAGTGGAGCGTATGATCCACAATAATAAAGATCCTCTGAGAGAAGAGGTTGTAGCTTTGATGGAAACCCCACCGACGCTTTTACAGCGGAAAGCTCTGATTCCACGCGTTACTGAGAAGCTTAAAGGGTACATCGATACATTTTATAGTGGTTTTTAG
- a CDS encoding restriction endonuclease, producing MAIPDFQSCMRPLLVMVEDGAVHNFNETVERVCVYLELTEDEIREKLPSGKQSYIKNRLAWARTYMNKAGLTQAPGRGLIQITPLGFIALKECPQRVDVRYLKQFPAFLEFHQVKSKSDDASNKAVSTATPEVSEKDPQERLDEAFEEIQSSLADELLDMVKQQTPDFLEGLVVQLLQAMGYGGWSESSGAATQYTADGGVDGLINEDPLGLDTIYLQAKRYSDSTVGRPDIQAFVGALEMKRARKGVFITTSQFSSEAKEYCQMIEKKVVLIDGKKLAELMVKYNLGVSTKQSYEVKSIDTDFFSE from the coding sequence GTGGCTATCCCTGATTTTCAATCCTGCATGCGGCCGTTATTAGTAATGGTTGAAGACGGTGCTGTGCATAACTTCAATGAAACGGTTGAACGTGTTTGTGTTTATCTTGAGCTAACCGAAGATGAGATTCGAGAAAAGTTACCTTCAGGCAAGCAATCTTATATAAAGAACCGCCTGGCTTGGGCCCGTACCTATATGAATAAAGCAGGTCTGACGCAAGCTCCTGGTCGTGGGTTGATTCAGATTACACCGTTAGGCTTTATAGCCTTGAAAGAGTGTCCGCAGCGGGTGGATGTACGGTATTTGAAACAATTCCCAGCGTTTCTGGAATTTCATCAGGTTAAAAGCAAATCCGATGACGCTTCCAATAAAGCAGTATCAACGGCCACGCCTGAAGTTAGTGAAAAAGATCCTCAGGAACGCTTGGATGAAGCATTTGAAGAGATTCAAAGTAGCTTAGCTGATGAGCTTCTGGATATGGTTAAGCAACAAACACCGGACTTCCTCGAAGGCTTAGTTGTACAGCTGTTACAAGCGATGGGCTATGGCGGTTGGAGTGAAAGCTCAGGAGCAGCAACACAATATACGGCTGATGGTGGCGTCGACGGTTTGATAAATGAAGATCCGTTAGGTCTAGATACTATCTATTTGCAGGCAAAGCGTTATAGCGATAGCACTGTAGGTCGGCCAGATATCCAAGCCTTTGTTGGTGCGTTAGAAATGAAGCGCGCGCGTAAAGGCGTCTTTATTACAACCAGCCAGTTCAGTAGTGAGGCCAAAGAATACTGCCAGATGATTGAGAAAAAGGTTGTTCTCATTGACGGAAAGAAACTGGCCGAGCTGATGGTTAAATATAACTTGGGCGTATCGACGAAACAAAGCTATGAAGTTAAGTCGATAGATACGGACTTTTTTAGCGAGTAA
- a CDS encoding HNH endonuclease domain-containing protein, which translates to MMFSLHYLDRPETENLHATWCKDNINFFSQSLPSPVNPYLSWLHGIGEKIFLCSPAEQLDIVNSYYQVLKSSIQHYPLIFEILTRTDFPGFEPVVRAGVLTDFRLSFQWPNTLEFSEIKKLLGKQSSKTVDLELRSYLAQLGIQDEIETLAASQNGKYLSTKIKNIFNPNGSIKILLSVFGVFKTYKDFIDNCKNIFDYSKFISNYTGWGAYGLVKSIVNTVCPYCNRGFTHSIEDNELGKGRPELDHFLPKSVFPFFAVSLYNLIPVCHTCNHAKSDTSVLEGRAGVFMFSHLHPNIMGDDVSDSVVFKTVSEGDITNFLLNNTATLNDKLTLTKECLDNNRLAESLKTYKLARTSNEQEYLIGYYSNHYKEVERILNMVKRYPVKAIESIAALVGDEDSASLQKKFMEVLVIDRPGDEPLGKLKNDLIAGIADSWKA; encoded by the coding sequence ATGATGTTTAGTTTACATTATCTGGATAGACCTGAAACTGAAAATCTACATGCTACTTGGTGCAAGGATAATATTAACTTTTTTAGTCAGAGCCTCCCATCACCTGTCAATCCTTACCTGAGTTGGTTGCACGGGATTGGTGAAAAAATTTTTTTATGTTCGCCGGCTGAACAGCTAGATATCGTTAATAGCTATTACCAGGTATTAAAAAGTTCGATTCAGCATTATCCTCTAATTTTTGAAATACTTACTCGCACAGACTTTCCTGGTTTTGAGCCTGTTGTAAGAGCTGGGGTGTTAACTGACTTTCGGCTGTCTTTTCAATGGCCAAATACCTTAGAGTTTAGCGAGATTAAAAAACTATTAGGGAAGCAATCTTCTAAAACGGTGGATTTAGAATTGAGATCCTACTTGGCTCAGCTTGGTATTCAGGATGAAATTGAAACGCTCGCAGCTAGTCAAAATGGTAAGTACCTAAGTACAAAAATTAAAAATATATTTAATCCTAATGGAAGTATTAAGATTCTACTTTCTGTATTTGGGGTTTTTAAAACATATAAGGATTTTATTGATAATTGTAAAAATATTTTTGATTATTCAAAATTTATATCTAACTATACTGGATGGGGCGCTTATGGTCTAGTTAAATCTATTGTTAATACTGTCTGTCCTTATTGTAATAGAGGGTTTACTCACTCTATCGAAGATAATGAGCTCGGCAAGGGACGACCAGAGCTAGATCATTTTCTTCCAAAATCAGTATTTCCATTTTTTGCAGTTTCTCTTTATAACCTTATTCCTGTTTGTCATACTTGTAACCATGCAAAATCTGATACTTCTGTGTTAGAGGGGAGGGCTGGTGTATTTATGTTTTCGCACCTGCATCCAAACATCATGGGAGATGATGTAAGCGATAGTGTTGTTTTTAAAACTGTTTCTGAAGGTGATATAACAAACTTTTTATTGAATAATACAGCGACATTAAATGACAAATTAACCCTTACAAAAGAATGCTTAGATAATAATAGACTAGCAGAATCTCTTAAGACCTATAAGCTTGCACGTACAAGTAATGAACAAGAATACTTAATTGGATATTATTCTAATCATTATAAAGAAGTTGAAAGAATTTTAAATATGGTTAAGCGATATCCTGTAAAGGCTATTGAATCTATAGCGGCTTTGGTTGGTGATGAGGATAGTGCTAGTTTACAAAAAAAATTCATGGAAGTATTAGTTATTGATAGGCCAGGTGATGAGCCTTTAGGCAAACTAAAAAATGATTTAATTGCTGGCATTGCTGATAGTTGGAAAGCCTAG
- a CDS encoding AAA family ATPase — protein MDDVSAMRLVYLWIESYKNVQRRELYFTLDYRVVHDNQDRQIQVVKTDFGNLRDNRSNPLALLDQFSAIVGENGTGKSNIFELISYVNIQGCFPENISEDTDKNFVILEGESNGEKNLYLLTLSSVYQKKNDSGLKLSFIRHINEAQMSINNSTILYHPLNDLAAGSSTASIKNLKKITSNPFQKLIAGTSDGALARRFVENILSLETLGVFEKIASNPYGQLVILYREVKKKYFEFEMLHEPFTRMRKKTWTYELYQEFERFIESDEPGLLQYKVVHLVLSIWHALQGSAEKDESHLHALILTSVVLGAESPFTKYSAEIDKRLERYSYGSYIENFRLHLQTVNYQLEEFKLFNNLVNGCYLSASVKNPLSFTLFDFFCSDERIKLGTGHHSFIGTGIPLKIDGLSSGEISAVHFINELKSALVEIKAKGSDCLILLDEPENSFHPEWQRKLISILVALFSQVGIRPQVLISSHSPFVLSDMLSGKALMLGGGSPLENCFAANIHELLSDSFFLKYTIGEASRIRIKEVVDFINEPKAQSQLGNTIEERCFSAEIVINQVSDQLLRSELRKRLNKVLAKHSNEDELFAHLAIASRDNPELTNQLRQLSAHYRRETNDV, from the coding sequence ATGGATGATGTTTCAGCAATGAGATTAGTGTACTTGTGGATTGAGAGTTATAAAAATGTCCAGCGGCGAGAGCTGTATTTCACACTGGATTATCGGGTCGTTCATGATAATCAAGATCGACAAATTCAAGTAGTAAAGACTGATTTTGGAAATCTTCGTGATAACCGAAGTAATCCGTTAGCTCTGTTAGATCAATTCTCTGCCATTGTAGGTGAGAATGGTACTGGTAAGTCTAATATCTTTGAACTTATTAGCTACGTAAATATCCAGGGCTGTTTTCCAGAGAATATATCTGAAGATACTGATAAAAATTTTGTTATTTTGGAAGGTGAAAGTAACGGAGAGAAAAATTTATATTTACTTACTTTGTCTTCAGTTTACCAAAAGAAAAACGACAGTGGCTTAAAGCTTAGTTTTATTCGTCATATCAATGAAGCTCAGATGTCTATAAATAATAGTACAATTCTGTACCACCCGCTAAATGATTTAGCTGCGGGTTCATCAACTGCAAGCATCAAAAATTTAAAAAAAATTACTTCTAATCCATTTCAGAAGTTAATAGCAGGGACTAGTGATGGAGCACTTGCGAGACGTTTTGTTGAAAATATATTGTCTCTTGAGACTCTTGGTGTGTTTGAGAAGATTGCTTCTAACCCTTATGGTCAGCTTGTCATTCTTTATCGTGAGGTTAAGAAGAAGTATTTTGAATTTGAAATGCTTCACGAACCTTTTACTAGGATGAGAAAAAAAACATGGACGTATGAACTATATCAGGAATTTGAACGGTTTATTGAGTCTGATGAACCCGGATTACTGCAGTATAAAGTTGTACATCTTGTCCTAAGTATCTGGCATGCTCTACAAGGATCTGCAGAAAAAGATGAATCACATCTTCATGCGCTAATATTGACTTCTGTTGTTCTTGGCGCGGAAAGTCCTTTTACTAAATATTCAGCAGAAATTGATAAGCGTCTTGAGCGATACTCGTATGGTTCGTATATAGAGAATTTTAGGCTGCACTTACAAACTGTAAACTATCAACTAGAGGAATTTAAACTTTTTAATAATCTTGTTAATGGTTGCTATCTATCGGCTTCGGTAAAAAATCCATTATCCTTTACGCTGTTTGACTTTTTCTGCTCTGATGAACGGATCAAATTAGGAACTGGACATCATAGCTTTATAGGTACAGGTATTCCTTTAAAAATTGATGGTTTAAGTTCTGGAGAAATTAGTGCGGTACATTTTATAAATGAGTTGAAGTCTGCACTTGTAGAAATTAAAGCCAAGGGCAGTGATTGTTTAATTCTTTTGGATGAACCAGAAAACTCATTTCACCCAGAATGGCAGAGAAAGTTGATTTCAATTTTAGTTGCGCTTTTTTCTCAGGTTGGCATTCGTCCACAAGTGCTCATATCATCTCATAGTCCATTTGTTTTATCAGATATGTTGAGTGGTAAGGCATTGATGTTAGGTGGGGGTTCACCATTAGAAAATTGCTTCGCAGCTAATATTCATGAGCTACTATCTGATAGTTTTTTTCTGAAGTATACAATTGGTGAGGCATCTAGAATTAGAATTAAAGAGGTTGTAGATTTTATTAATGAGCCAAAGGCCCAATCTCAACTTGGTAATACCATCGAAGAAAGGTGTTTTTCAGCTGAGATAGTTATTAACCAAGTATCAGATCAATTATTAAGAAGCGAGTTGCGTAAACGGCTTAATAAGGTTCTGGCCAAGCACTCAAATGAAGATGAGCTCTTTGCTCATTTAGCCATTGCAAGTAGAGATAATCCTGAGTTAACGAATCAATTAAGACAGTTGTCTGCTCATTATCGTAGGGAAACTAATGATGTTTAG